The proteins below come from a single Triticum aestivum cultivar Chinese Spring chromosome 5D, IWGSC CS RefSeq v2.1, whole genome shotgun sequence genomic window:
- the LOC123125098 gene encoding FBD-associated F-box protein At3g49020, with product MRLLMSKKRHRLRCRRRIRDRGPVALVAKRNSLRCQQDDDYHVDRGISCPGLPEDILRHIHAKMTLRDAARAACASRTFRHNWICRPHLAFSLGTLGLNRNASRDVITRDLISKIDLIMQNRSGIGVKTLDIDLYSCDNIDFAYLDSWLRIAVTPGIEELILTLPLPTIVFENAVPIISVYNFPCSLLSNGSGNSIQYLDLCYCTLRPMADLGCLRSLTRLHMSCTRITGDELWCLLSNSPALVCLKLLHCEEIFSLKIPSLLQRLRFLEVAYCDRLQVVESNAPNLTTFYFAGFVGQISLGGSLQVKTLRMICFHQTNIVCYARQNLLAIAPNVETLTISSLNEMVNTPMLSSKFLHLKLLQISLVGMAFSGAYDYLSLVSFLDASPCLETFVLAISQHRMQHASILGEPSHDLRQIPEQRHDKLKSVTITGFCSAKSLVELTCHILENTTSLDCLTLDTTCHPSCSVTKSDKCHPLILMDGDSLVEAQKALLAIRKYIVGKVPPMVKLNILEPCSRCHAVESLVSTAGSS from the exons ATGAGGCTCCTCATGTCCAAGAAGCGGCACAGGCTGCGCTGCCGCCGGCGAATCCGAGACC GTGGACCGGTTGCTTTGGTGGCTAAAAGAAACAGTCTGCGCTGCCAGCAAGATGATGACTATCATGTTGACAGAGGAATATCTTGTCCCGGTCTTCCAGAG GATATCTTGCGGCATATTCATGCAAAAATGACACTTAGAGATGCTGCTCGTGCTGCTTGCGCATCGCGCACATTCCGACACAACTGGATATGCCGTCCCCACCTTGCATTCAGTCTGGGAACACTTGGCTTGAATAGAAATGCGTCTAGGGATGTAATAACAAGAGATCTTATCAGCAAGATTGACCTGATTATGCAAAATCGCTCAGGCATCGGCGTGAAGACACTAGACATTGATCTCTATAGTTGTGACAACATCGACTTCGCCTATCTTGATAGTTGGCTCCGTATTGCTGTTACTCCAGGGATTGAAGAACTGATCCTGACGCTGCCTCTACCCACCATTGTTTTCGAGAATGCTGTACCCATCATTTCAGTGTATAACTTCCCATGTTCACTATTATCTAACGGGAGCGGAAACTCAATTCAATATCTCGACCTGTGTTACTGTACCTTGCGTCCCATGGCTGATCTTGGTTGCCTAAGAAGCCTGACAAGACTGCATATGAGTTGCACGCGGATTACTGGGGATGAATTATGGTGTCTCCTTTCCAATTCTCCCGCTTTGGTGTGCTTGAAACTCCTGCACTGCGAGGAGATATTTTCCTTGAAGATACCTTCTCTGCTGCAGCGTCTCCGTTTTCTGGAGGTGGCCTATTGCGATAGGCTGCAGGTGGTAGAGAGCAATGCTCCAAATCTCACCACTTTTTACTTTGCAGGTTTCGTAGGTCAAATCTCACTTGGGGGCTCACTGCAAGTGAAAACCCTACGCATGATATGCTTCCACCAGACCAACATTGTCTGTTATGCTCGGCAAAATCTTTTGGCTATTGCGCCAAATGTTGAAACACTTACCATATCATCACTGAATGAG ATGGTGAACACACCGATGCTATCTAGCAAGTTTCTCCACCTCAAGCTCTTGCAGATTTCATTAGTGGGAATGGCTTTTTCAGGAGCTTATGATTATCTTTCTCTGGTTTCTTTTCTCGATGCTTCTCCTTGCTTGGAAACTTTCGTGTTAGCT ATATCCCAGCATCGCATGCAGCATGCTTCGATTCTCGGAGAGCCCTCACATGATCTGAGGCAGATTCCGGAGCAGCGCCATGACAAGCTCAAGAGTGTGACAATCACTGGCTTTTGCTCGGCAAAGAGCTTGGTTGAGCTAACATGTCATATCCTCGAGAACACAACATCACTCGACTGCCTTACGCTGGACACCACATGTCATCCTAGTTGCTCTGTCACGAAATCTGACAAGTGTCACCCCCTCATCCTCATGGATGGGGATAGCCTGGTGGAGGCACAGAAAGCGCTCTTGGCCATCAGAAAATACATTGTTGGGAAAGTCCCCCCTATGGTCAAGTTAAATATCTTGGAGCCTTGCAGCCGATGCCATGCTGTTGAATCTTTGGTCTCAACTGCAGGTTCTTCATAA